The following are from one region of the Oncorhynchus masou masou isolate Uvic2021 chromosome 24, UVic_Omas_1.1, whole genome shotgun sequence genome:
- the pdcb gene encoding phosducin b yields the protein MSGNVDEEEANVTHTGPKGVINDWRRFKLESMDQESLPPQKRELLRQMSSPHRPKDDGRGSLNRKMSVQEYELIKEDDEKCMKKYRKQCMQEMHERLSFGPKFEGVYELDSGEAFLEVIEKEHRLTVVVVHIYKEGIKGCDALNSCLDCLATEYTSVKFCRIDSGVTGAGERFTDDVLPTMLVYKAGELLGNFLATNQHFNEEFFATDVEAFLNGYGLLPEKDLVVGGEEEEAAVDVEAVE from the exons ATGTCTGGAAACGTCGATGAAGAAGAGGCCAACGTCACCCACACAG GCCCAAAGGGAGTGATCAATGACTGGAGGAGGTTTAAGCTTGAGAGCATGGACCAGGAGTCCCTGCCCCCCCAGAAGAGAGAGCTGCTCAGGCAGATGTCCTCCCCACACAGGCCCAAAGACGACGGCAGGGGAAGCCTCAACCGCAAG ATGAGTGTACAGGAGTATGAGCTGATTAAGGAGGATGATGAGAAGTGCATGAAGAAGTACCGCAAGCAGTGCATGCAGGAGATGCACGAGCGCCTCAGCTTCGGTCCCAAGTTCGAGGGCGTGTACGAGCTGGACAGCGGCGAGGCATTTCTGGAGGTCATTGAGAAGGAGCACCGGCTCACCGTGGTGGTGGTGCACATCTACAAGGAGGGGATCAAAGGTTGCGATGCGCTCAACTCCTGCCTGGACTGCCTGGCCACTGAGTACACTAGCGTCAAGTTTTGCAGGATCGACTCCGGGGTGACTGGTGCGGGGGAGCGCTTCACTGATGACGTCTTGCCCACCATGCTGGTGTATAAGGCTGGCGAGCTGCTGGGGAACTTCCTGGCCACCAACCAGCACTTCAACGAGGAGTTCTTTGCCACCGACGTGGAGGCTTTCCTCAATGGCTACGGCCTGCTGCCGGAGAAAGATTTAGTcgttgggggagaggaggaggaggcagccgTGGATGTGGAGGCAGTGGAGTGA